The genomic stretch TCTTCAGGAAAATGAAGAGATTGGTCGGTATTTTCGCGAGAAAGGTTCTCCAACATATTTAATATACGGTTATCATTCCGGTAATTTAAATGAAAAATGCCGCCAATTATAATTACTGGATTAAATGGATATTACCTTCGCCGGATGTGACTTTTACGAACGGGTTTTGCGTGAATCTAAGAGACCAAAGCAGTCCAGTTTTATTTCCTTGACTACAATATATTAGATAGTTACCTTAGTCCGACTTATGCTGAAACTGGAAATTGAAAAGCTTGGCAAATGGTTCGGCCCAAGGAAGATATTTGAGGACATAGACTTAGTTCTCAAGATTGGGCAGTCGGCGGCTATTACCGGCCCCAATGGTTCGGGCAAAACGACTCTACTAAGACTGTTAATGGGATTATCTTATCCGACCAGTGGGAAGATTAGTTTTTCGGAAGACGGCAAAAAGCTCGATTTTGAGCAGTATCGAAAGAAAATGGCTCTGGTTTCGCCATATCTCTCACTGTATGATGCTTTGACCGGGTTTGAAAATCTCCTCTTTCTTGCCAAGGTTGACGGCCGTGTAAAGACAAGAGACGAGATCGAATCGCTGTTGAAGAAAGTGGGTCTGGCCGGACGGGGAGATGATTTTGTCGGAGCCTATTCCACCGGGATGAAGCAGCGCCTTAAATATGCCGCGGCATTATTGAAAGAGCCGACCATATTACTGGTCGATGAGCCGAGCGCGAATCTTGATGAGTCGGGAAAACAGATTGTCTGGGATATTATTCGCTCCCGAAAAGAAAGTTCCATCACGATCGTGGCCACTAATGAAAGGGAGGAATACTCGCTTGCCGAGCAATTCTGTAAGTTGGGCAGCTAAAGTTCTTGCCGTCACGCGAAAAGATATCACGGCCGAGTTTCGAACCCGCTATGCGATCAACTCGATTTTGATGTTTGCGCTGGTGACGTTGACCGTGATTTCGGTGGCGCTTGGTATCAGCACACCCGACAGCGACCTGATGGCGGCGCTTTTCTGGGTCATTCTCTTTTTTGCATCGATGTCGGGCCTGGCGCAGGTCTTTATAAGGGAAGAGGAATCGGGCACGGCCCTGATTCTAAAGCTTTCCACCGACGGGCTGGTGATTTTTTTCGGCAAGCTGATTTTCAATCTGTTGCTGCTGACCATACTATCGATTCTTATCGTGCCTTTGTTTATTATTCTTCTAAAGGTGACCCCGCAAAATTGGGCCATTTTTCTGGTCGGCCTGATACTCGGCGATATCGGTCTGGCCGGCGCCACGACCATCATCGCGGCGATTGTGGCCAAGGCAACCGTAAAGGGGACGCTATTCACGGTATTGTCATTCCCGATTTTGCTGCCGCTTCTTCTGGCGGTCATAGAAATTACCAAGGTTGCATTCGGCGGCGGCGGGTTTGCCGATATTTCTTTGCCGCTCCAGGTGCTGATTCCATATGATGTGGTGATGGTCACCATTTCGGTAATGCTGTTTGATTTTGTCTGGCGGCAGTAAAAAAGGAAAATGGGTTGATTTTGTTCATTTTTTTCTTAATTTGGGTGCCAATTGGGGCGTATAATTGAAATGGTATAATTATGTGGTGGAAAATTTTGATATTTACGGCGATGTCCGCGGTTATAGTCGCGGCCTTCCTGACTCATTCGCCGATGAACCCGGCCGTATCACTTGGTGACGCCGATGTTTATCGTATTTTTTATTTTCATGTTCCGCAGGCATGGGTGGCGGCGCTGGCCTTTGTTACTTCGATGGTGTTTTCCATACAATTTTTAAGAACCAGGAACATGGATTACGATACCAAGGCGGTCCTGGCGGCCAGGCTGGGTCTGGTCTTTTCGATTCTTGCCACCGTGACCGGATCGATTTTCGCCCGGATGACATGGGGCGAATTCTGGAACTGGTCGGAGATCCGGGAAGTATCGATATTCATTCTACTCATTATATATGGCGCCTATTTTGCTTTGCGGTCGGCGCTTCCGAATGCCGAAACCAAAGCGACTCTTTCGGCGGTTTTGTCGATTCTGTTTGCGGTGTCGGCTGTTTTCTTGATATTTATTCTGCCCCGCCTGTATGCCGATTATTCGCAGCACCCTTCCGACTCGGTGGTTGACAACGAAGGCCAGATAACCATGGGGGCCACGGTAGCGGTCATATTTTTTGGGTCGCTGGCGGTGTTTACGGCGCTTTTTGCCTGGATTTACAATCTTTCGCTGCGGCTGGCGAGAGTCGCGGATAAAAATTTACCGGGGTATTCAAAATGAATGCGAACTATATCGTCATGATTGTTGTTCTGATAATCTGGATCGGAATATTTTTATATTTAATGGGTCTTGACCGAAGGATAAAGAGGATCGAAAAGAAAAATGAAGGCTAAGTACATTATCGGCAGTATTATAATCATTGTTTTCATAGCCTGGGGGGCCTCGGCCTTTTTCAAAACCACGGTCAAATATGTTTCATTCGAAGAGGCCAGAAATGCCACCAGGACGGTTCAGGTGGCGGGCAAAATCGACTTTGATGATGTCACCTTTGACGCCGATAATAACCGATTGATATTTTCCATATATGATATAGAAGCTGACAGCCCGTCAGGGGCCGATCGGCTAAAAGTAATCTACAAGGGGGTCGTTCCCGGCAATTTTGACCAGGCCACGTCGGTTCTGGTGCGCGGCAAGCCGGGCGAGGGAGGTTTTATAGCCGAAAAGCTTCTGGTCAAATGTCCCTCCAAGTATCAGGGAACGGCAGGCGAAACTCAGGGATAAAATATGTTATCAGGACAGTTGGGCGATTTAGTAATCTACCTGGCCCTGGGAATGACTATACTCTCGGGGCTGGCTTTTTTTATCACCGCTTTGGGCAGGCGTAATCT from candidate division Zixibacteria bacterium HGW-Zixibacteria-1 encodes the following:
- a CDS encoding transcriptional regulator, whose translation is MLKLEIEKLGKWFGPRKIFEDIDLVLKIGQSAAITGPNGSGKTTLLRLLMGLSYPTSGKISFSEDGKKLDFEQYRKKMALVSPYLSLYDALTGFENLLFLAKVDGRVKTRDEIESLLKKVGLAGRGDDFVGAYSTGMKQRLKYAAALLKEPTILLVDEPSANLDESGKQIVWDIIRSRKESSITIVATNEREEYSLAEQFCKLGS
- a CDS encoding ABC transporter permease — its product is MSRARILMSRENRLSGILFAPEKKVPSRSWPLMKGRNTRLPSNSVSWAAKVLAVTRKDITAEFRTRYAINSILMFALVTLTVISVALGISTPDSDLMAALFWVILFFASMSGLAQVFIREEESGTALILKLSTDGLVIFFGKLIFNLLLLTILSILIVPLFIILLKVTPQNWAIFLVGLILGDIGLAGATTIIAAIVAKATVKGTLFTVLSFPILLPLLLAVIEITKVAFGGGGFADISLPLQVLIPYDVVMVTISVMLFDFVWRQ
- a CDS encoding cytochrome C biogenesis protein codes for the protein MWWKILIFTAMSAVIVAAFLTHSPMNPAVSLGDADVYRIFYFHVPQAWVAALAFVTSMVFSIQFLRTRNMDYDTKAVLAARLGLVFSILATVTGSIFARMTWGEFWNWSEIREVSIFILLIIYGAYFALRSALPNAETKATLSAVLSILFAVSAVFLIFILPRLYADYSQHPSDSVVDNEGQITMGATVAVIFFGSLAVFTALFAWIYNLSLRLARVADKNLPGYSK
- a CDS encoding CcmD family protein gives rise to the protein MNANYIVMIVVLIIWIGIFLYLMGLDRRIKRIEKKNEG
- a CDS encoding cytochrome C biogenesis protein: MKAKYIIGSIIIIVFIAWGASAFFKTTVKYVSFEEARNATRTVQVAGKIDFDDVTFDADNNRLIFSIYDIEADSPSGADRLKVIYKGVVPGNFDQATSVLVRGKPGEGGFIAEKLLVKCPSKYQGTAGETQG